One window of the Branchiostoma lanceolatum isolate klBraLanc5 chromosome 3, klBraLanc5.hap2, whole genome shotgun sequence genome contains the following:
- the LOC136430564 gene encoding docking protein 2-like isoform X3 has translation MEGPMMGGYLSVPSQKALKKTWSKRYFLLYPTSGSGVVRLLQFESMDQAKKGQKGAKIIPLKDCVAITPSTEHKSQPNVIDIVFPDKTLSFAAEKEKELNNWYLKLCKAVFGGNSPNVLDSSAAAPPPYSPPQMPQPPPYRATEPPEGATAPEYSGMADNVIYDTQQCLSYQVIVRLTEAAQHCGLDGPYLLQVNPTCLTLQDRRTNQDLYSWPYKYLRRYGRDKTQFSLEAGRKCASGEGKFEFATSEGNSIFSNVDAFVKGRASITMDISQAPSQRKESGENLKRDPTLPPRNYSRPQSTGLQEMSKRPPQALLPVAEVKPRLSQKAEVPESDLYEPLGDYYAELDDVKAAVGREEPEYSEAEMRMQAWKQQGRSVKESELASATFDPKTEDYHVPVVPKKSKPPPVAPRAKKKVDHIYDEPPTVGEDSEDYNEPTEVHSHRPPGFEDDDGVYEDTAMITKPAKKPPAPPPPVPRHAPKARKPAAVSPYEEPPKEISGLISRFNKMQSEDDGSYDSLDFGPEGKKNQPVVAGDGEYGALYSTVPSYQEEPEETYDRLENAISGPSFKDSEGPVYHVLEGPYSPGLTTERHIYDEVPTEQFAPK, from the exons ATGGAGGGGCCCATGATGGGAGGGTACCTCTCCGTGCCTTCACAGAAGGCACTCAAA AAAACCTGGAGCAAGCGTTACTTCTTGCTGTACCCCACCAGCGGCAGTGGTGTGGTCCGACTGCTACAGTTTGAAAGCATGGACCAAGCCAAGAAGGGTCAGAAAGGGGCTAAGATCATCCCGCTCAAGGATTGTGTTGCCATCACCCCCAGCACTGAGCACAAATCCCAACCCAACGTCATTGACATCGTCTTTCCAGACAAGACTCTTTCCTTTGCTGCGGAGAAAGAAAAGGAGCTCAACAATTGGTATTTGAAGCTATGCAAGGCAGTTTTTGGTGGGAACTCTCCCAATGTTCTTGACAGCAGCGCAGCGGCACCACCCCCATACAGCCCCCCACAGATGCCACAGCCTCCACCGTACAGAGCCACGGAGCCCCCCGAAGGAGCCACAGCTCCAGAGTACAGTGGCATGGCTGACAATGTCATCTATGATACACAACAAT GCCTGTCCTACCAGGTGATAGTGCGTCTGACAGAGGCAGCGCAGCATTGTGGGCTGGACGGACCCTACCTGTTACAGGTGAACCCCACCTGCCTGACACTGCAGGATCGACGGACCAACCAGGACCTGTACAGCTGGCCATACAAATACCTGCGCAG ATATGGCCGAGACAAGACTCAGTTCTCCCTTGAAGCTGGCAGAAAGTGTGCCAGTGGGGAGGGCAAGTTTGAGTTTGCCACCTCTGAGGGAAACAGTATCTTCAGCAACGTGGATGCCTTCGTCAAAGGGAGGGCGTCAATCACAATGGACATATCACAG GCTCCCAGTCAGAGGAAAGAGTCAGGAGAAAATCTCAAAAGGGATCCAACGTTACCTCCAAGAAACTACAGCAGGCCCCAGTCAACTGGGCTACAGGAGATGTCAAAGAGGCCGCCCCAAGCTCTAC TTCCAGTTGCAGAAGTGAAACCCAGGCTGTCTCAGAAGGCTGAAGTTCCTGAGTCAGATTTGTATGAACCACTAGGTGACTACTATGCAGAACTTGATGATGTCAAAGCAG CTGTTGGAAGGGAGGAACCCGAGTACTCTGAGGCGGAAATGAGGATGCAAGCATGGAAGCAGCAGGGAAGATCAGTGAAAGAAAGCGAGCTCGCTTCTGCCACGTTTGACCCTAAGACTGAGGACTACCACGTGCCCGTCGTACCCAAAAAGTCCAAACCACCGCCGGTCGCTCCGAGAGCTAAGAAGAAAGTAGATCACATTTACGACGAGCCACCGACTGTTGGCGAAGACAGCGAGGACTATAACGAACCAACAGAGGTCCACTCGCACAGGCCACCGGGCTTTGAGGATGATGATGGGGTTTACGAGGATACAGCAATGATTACAAAGCCAGCCAAGAAGCCACCTGCGCCACCTCCTCCTGTGCCCCGACACGCTCCCAAAGCCAGGAAACCGGCTGCAGTATCCCCGTACGAAGAGCCTCCTAAAGAGATATCAGGACTGATTTCAAGGTTTAACAAGATGCAGTCTGAAGATGATGGCTCCTACGACAGCCTGGATTTCGGCCCCGAAGGAAAGAAGAACCAGCCAGTCGTGGCAGGAGATGGGGAATACGGTGCGCTGTACAGCACAGTCCCATCTTACCAGGAGGAGCCAGAAGAGACTTATGATCGTCTGGAGAATGCAATATCAGGACCCTCATTCAAGGACTCAGAGGGCCCAGTCTACCATGTACTAGAAGGGCCTTATTCCCCTGGGCTGACTACAGAAAGGCACATTTATGATGAAGTGCCGACAGAGCAGTTTGCACCAAAGTAG
- the LOC136430564 gene encoding docking protein 2-like isoform X1: MEGPMMGGYLSVPSQKALKKTWSKRYFLLYPTSGSGVVRLLQFESMDQAKKGQKGAKIIPLKDCVAITPSTEHKSQPNVIDIVFPDKTLSFAAEKEKELNNWYLKLCKAVFGGNSPNVLDSSAAAPPPYSPPQMPQPPPYRATEPPEGATAPEYSGMADNVIYDTQQCLSYQVIVRLTEAAQHCGLDGPYLLQVNPTCLTLQDRRTNQDLYSWPYKYLRRYGRDKTQFSLEAGRKCASGEGKFEFATSEGNSIFSNVDAFVKGRASITMDISQAPSQRKESGENLKRDPTLPPRNYSRPQSTGLQEMSKRPPQALPPRPISDGGESFKGYQQVNKPVPVAEVKPRLSQKAEVPESDLYEPLGDYYAELDDVKAAVGREEPEYSEAEMRMQAWKQQGRSVKESELASATFDPKTEDYHVPVVPKKSKPPPVAPRAKKKVDHIYDEPPTVGEDSEDYNEPTEVHSHRPPGFEDDDGVYEDTAMITKPAKKPPAPPPPVPRHAPKARKPAAVSPYEEPPKEISGLISRFNKMQSEDDGSYDSLDFGPEGKKNQPVVAGDGEYGALYSTVPSYQEEPEETYDRLENAISGPSFKDSEGPVYHVLEGPYSPGLTTERHIYDEVPTEQFAPK, from the exons ATGGAGGGGCCCATGATGGGAGGGTACCTCTCCGTGCCTTCACAGAAGGCACTCAAA AAAACCTGGAGCAAGCGTTACTTCTTGCTGTACCCCACCAGCGGCAGTGGTGTGGTCCGACTGCTACAGTTTGAAAGCATGGACCAAGCCAAGAAGGGTCAGAAAGGGGCTAAGATCATCCCGCTCAAGGATTGTGTTGCCATCACCCCCAGCACTGAGCACAAATCCCAACCCAACGTCATTGACATCGTCTTTCCAGACAAGACTCTTTCCTTTGCTGCGGAGAAAGAAAAGGAGCTCAACAATTGGTATTTGAAGCTATGCAAGGCAGTTTTTGGTGGGAACTCTCCCAATGTTCTTGACAGCAGCGCAGCGGCACCACCCCCATACAGCCCCCCACAGATGCCACAGCCTCCACCGTACAGAGCCACGGAGCCCCCCGAAGGAGCCACAGCTCCAGAGTACAGTGGCATGGCTGACAATGTCATCTATGATACACAACAAT GCCTGTCCTACCAGGTGATAGTGCGTCTGACAGAGGCAGCGCAGCATTGTGGGCTGGACGGACCCTACCTGTTACAGGTGAACCCCACCTGCCTGACACTGCAGGATCGACGGACCAACCAGGACCTGTACAGCTGGCCATACAAATACCTGCGCAG ATATGGCCGAGACAAGACTCAGTTCTCCCTTGAAGCTGGCAGAAAGTGTGCCAGTGGGGAGGGCAAGTTTGAGTTTGCCACCTCTGAGGGAAACAGTATCTTCAGCAACGTGGATGCCTTCGTCAAAGGGAGGGCGTCAATCACAATGGACATATCACAG GCTCCCAGTCAGAGGAAAGAGTCAGGAGAAAATCTCAAAAGGGATCCAACGTTACCTCCAAGAAACTACAGCAGGCCCCAGTCAACTGGGCTACAGGAGATGTCAAAGAGGCCGCCCCAAGCTCTAC CACCAAGACCAATAAGTGATGGAGGGGAAAGTTTTAAAGGTTATCAACAAGTCAATAAACCAG TTCCAGTTGCAGAAGTGAAACCCAGGCTGTCTCAGAAGGCTGAAGTTCCTGAGTCAGATTTGTATGAACCACTAGGTGACTACTATGCAGAACTTGATGATGTCAAAGCAG CTGTTGGAAGGGAGGAACCCGAGTACTCTGAGGCGGAAATGAGGATGCAAGCATGGAAGCAGCAGGGAAGATCAGTGAAAGAAAGCGAGCTCGCTTCTGCCACGTTTGACCCTAAGACTGAGGACTACCACGTGCCCGTCGTACCCAAAAAGTCCAAACCACCGCCGGTCGCTCCGAGAGCTAAGAAGAAAGTAGATCACATTTACGACGAGCCACCGACTGTTGGCGAAGACAGCGAGGACTATAACGAACCAACAGAGGTCCACTCGCACAGGCCACCGGGCTTTGAGGATGATGATGGGGTTTACGAGGATACAGCAATGATTACAAAGCCAGCCAAGAAGCCACCTGCGCCACCTCCTCCTGTGCCCCGACACGCTCCCAAAGCCAGGAAACCGGCTGCAGTATCCCCGTACGAAGAGCCTCCTAAAGAGATATCAGGACTGATTTCAAGGTTTAACAAGATGCAGTCTGAAGATGATGGCTCCTACGACAGCCTGGATTTCGGCCCCGAAGGAAAGAAGAACCAGCCAGTCGTGGCAGGAGATGGGGAATACGGTGCGCTGTACAGCACAGTCCCATCTTACCAGGAGGAGCCAGAAGAGACTTATGATCGTCTGGAGAATGCAATATCAGGACCCTCATTCAAGGACTCAGAGGGCCCAGTCTACCATGTACTAGAAGGGCCTTATTCCCCTGGGCTGACTACAGAAAGGCACATTTATGATGAAGTGCCGACAGAGCAGTTTGCACCAAAGTAG
- the LOC136430564 gene encoding docking protein 2-like isoform X2, whose amino-acid sequence MEGPMMGGYLSVPSQKALKKTWSKRYFLLYPTSGSGVVRLLQFESMDQAKKGQKGAKIIPLKDCVAITPSTEHKSQPNVIDIVFPDKTLSFAAEKEKELNNWYLKLCKAVFGGNSPNVLDSSAAAPPPYSPPQMPQPPPYRATEPPEGATAPEYSGMADNVIYDTQQCLSYQVIVRLTEAAQHCGLDGPYLLQVNPTCLTLQDRRTNQDLYSWPYKYLRRYGRDKTQFSLEAGRKCASGEGKFEFATSEGNSIFSNVDAFVKGRASITMDISQAPSQRKESGENLKRDPTLPPRNYSRPQSTGLQEMSKRPPQALPPRPISDGGESFKGYQQVNKPEVKPRLSQKAEVPESDLYEPLGDYYAELDDVKAAVGREEPEYSEAEMRMQAWKQQGRSVKESELASATFDPKTEDYHVPVVPKKSKPPPVAPRAKKKVDHIYDEPPTVGEDSEDYNEPTEVHSHRPPGFEDDDGVYEDTAMITKPAKKPPAPPPPVPRHAPKARKPAAVSPYEEPPKEISGLISRFNKMQSEDDGSYDSLDFGPEGKKNQPVVAGDGEYGALYSTVPSYQEEPEETYDRLENAISGPSFKDSEGPVYHVLEGPYSPGLTTERHIYDEVPTEQFAPK is encoded by the exons ATGGAGGGGCCCATGATGGGAGGGTACCTCTCCGTGCCTTCACAGAAGGCACTCAAA AAAACCTGGAGCAAGCGTTACTTCTTGCTGTACCCCACCAGCGGCAGTGGTGTGGTCCGACTGCTACAGTTTGAAAGCATGGACCAAGCCAAGAAGGGTCAGAAAGGGGCTAAGATCATCCCGCTCAAGGATTGTGTTGCCATCACCCCCAGCACTGAGCACAAATCCCAACCCAACGTCATTGACATCGTCTTTCCAGACAAGACTCTTTCCTTTGCTGCGGAGAAAGAAAAGGAGCTCAACAATTGGTATTTGAAGCTATGCAAGGCAGTTTTTGGTGGGAACTCTCCCAATGTTCTTGACAGCAGCGCAGCGGCACCACCCCCATACAGCCCCCCACAGATGCCACAGCCTCCACCGTACAGAGCCACGGAGCCCCCCGAAGGAGCCACAGCTCCAGAGTACAGTGGCATGGCTGACAATGTCATCTATGATACACAACAAT GCCTGTCCTACCAGGTGATAGTGCGTCTGACAGAGGCAGCGCAGCATTGTGGGCTGGACGGACCCTACCTGTTACAGGTGAACCCCACCTGCCTGACACTGCAGGATCGACGGACCAACCAGGACCTGTACAGCTGGCCATACAAATACCTGCGCAG ATATGGCCGAGACAAGACTCAGTTCTCCCTTGAAGCTGGCAGAAAGTGTGCCAGTGGGGAGGGCAAGTTTGAGTTTGCCACCTCTGAGGGAAACAGTATCTTCAGCAACGTGGATGCCTTCGTCAAAGGGAGGGCGTCAATCACAATGGACATATCACAG GCTCCCAGTCAGAGGAAAGAGTCAGGAGAAAATCTCAAAAGGGATCCAACGTTACCTCCAAGAAACTACAGCAGGCCCCAGTCAACTGGGCTACAGGAGATGTCAAAGAGGCCGCCCCAAGCTCTAC CACCAAGACCAATAAGTGATGGAGGGGAAAGTTTTAAAGGTTATCAACAAGTCAATAAACCAG AAGTGAAACCCAGGCTGTCTCAGAAGGCTGAAGTTCCTGAGTCAGATTTGTATGAACCACTAGGTGACTACTATGCAGAACTTGATGATGTCAAAGCAG CTGTTGGAAGGGAGGAACCCGAGTACTCTGAGGCGGAAATGAGGATGCAAGCATGGAAGCAGCAGGGAAGATCAGTGAAAGAAAGCGAGCTCGCTTCTGCCACGTTTGACCCTAAGACTGAGGACTACCACGTGCCCGTCGTACCCAAAAAGTCCAAACCACCGCCGGTCGCTCCGAGAGCTAAGAAGAAAGTAGATCACATTTACGACGAGCCACCGACTGTTGGCGAAGACAGCGAGGACTATAACGAACCAACAGAGGTCCACTCGCACAGGCCACCGGGCTTTGAGGATGATGATGGGGTTTACGAGGATACAGCAATGATTACAAAGCCAGCCAAGAAGCCACCTGCGCCACCTCCTCCTGTGCCCCGACACGCTCCCAAAGCCAGGAAACCGGCTGCAGTATCCCCGTACGAAGAGCCTCCTAAAGAGATATCAGGACTGATTTCAAGGTTTAACAAGATGCAGTCTGAAGATGATGGCTCCTACGACAGCCTGGATTTCGGCCCCGAAGGAAAGAAGAACCAGCCAGTCGTGGCAGGAGATGGGGAATACGGTGCGCTGTACAGCACAGTCCCATCTTACCAGGAGGAGCCAGAAGAGACTTATGATCGTCTGGAGAATGCAATATCAGGACCCTCATTCAAGGACTCAGAGGGCCCAGTCTACCATGTACTAGAAGGGCCTTATTCCCCTGGGCTGACTACAGAAAGGCACATTTATGATGAAGTGCCGACAGAGCAGTTTGCACCAAAGTAG